The Pelmatolapia mariae isolate MD_Pm_ZW linkage group LG2, Pm_UMD_F_2, whole genome shotgun sequence sequence ATTCAGCTGTATGAGGGAGGAGTCACGTATATAAAGTTCATATTTTGCATCTTTTCCTGCTCTTAGTACTTCAGACTTACATTAAAATTATTAAGCATTTCGTCTAGGTCTTTCTCAAAAGATGAACACACTGTGGTACAAATACCTTTGTGAGCATTATTTGAATCGTGTTGTACTGCAGAAAGAGGTGTGTTGCTATAAACATGGCAAGAAAAAGGCAATTAAGAATgcaagagagacagaccatcatgACATTTAAAAGTGTAGGTTTTAAATTTCctacagagaaattgcaaagaaaGTCAAAGTGTCAGTGAGTCTCCTTCCCCATCAAAAGGCATCCAGAAACTGGGGGAaactgacaggaagaggtctgcagACCCAAAGCCACACATACTCAGAAGATGAGTTTTTGAAGTTAACAGCTTGTAAGGCAGCTTACTAGACCACAGCTTGATATTGATCATAGTAAGCAAATACCAGTTTTGACTTTAAAGAGAAGGCTATGCTGTATATAAAATGACTTTGTTAGCTGCTTCATAAAAACACTTGTATAAAGCTTTACTAAATGATATCCCTTCTGCATCGCCCCCCTTGCTGTTATCTCCCTAGGTGTTCAGAGTGTTTCGTCAGGTAAGCGAAGAGCAGAGAAAGATTTCAGAGGGCAGATACAGAAGTGTGCTGCTGGAAGCGGTGCAGGATGCCATCTACTTGTCTGCACAGAACCAGCAGCTGCAGGCAGAGAATAAGCAACTCCGTAAATGTCAGTTTGAAATTATGTAACCTTTACTAGATGTGTGGTTGTATAActaaatgcttaaaaaaaatgttgtttttttttttaaacagcagcaggagaaCTGAAGGATATGCTAGCTGCACAAGGTGATCCCGTGGCTGATCTCCCGTCAACACTGAATGTGTGACTTGAATGTCTTTACGCAGCAGTGTGCGGACTGTAAATCAcgagaaataaatgtcaaataaaaaactattttttgaCAGTTTATTGGTTATTAAAACACTGCATAACACTTTATCTCTGATGTTGTTCTTGGCAGAGAAGGTgataaaaaaatggaaaaaaaaaaaaaaatagcagcagtcaTCGGAAATAATTCACTCCATATAACATTTGTTTACTGTGTGATCTGAATTTACTGCAGTGTAACACAATCGTAAAGTCAAATTAGGCAACATGACTTAACAGGTATGAGTAATATGGTCACAAACACGTGTTGGAATCCAAATAAAAAAGATGAGTTTCAAGTTTCAGATGGAAGAtaaggcattaaaaaaaaccctaaagaACAAAAGTTTAGGTAGCCTCCACTGAGAGCTTTTGTGGGATCAAACTGTGCTGGTGGTTCTTTTATTaaagactgaactatctgtagTAAAGGTAAGCTGCCAATCCAATCATAGCAACGGGTACTGGGAATAAAGCAGTCAGCTGCAAACCTAAGGTGGACCAAGACAACAGAGCATTAACCAGCATGGAACAGGAAATGACAAACAGTCTGGTGATCCCACTGCCATGCTTGAGAACCACAGACATCAGGAGTCCATTTGCTGCTTGTCCTGCTATGATGACCCAAACCACCCACGAGTAGCCTTCCAGAAAGCCTTTGTCACTTGCCGCAGAGGAGAAAGATGACAGTCCATTGATTACCACACCAAATATATAGAGGTAGAGGTTCTGTAGGCTTAGGGGAAGCTGCTGGCTCTTCAGTATCCCCTCTGTGTAAACTGCTGCCAGCCCTGAAACACAGCAGTACACCAGCACAAGGAAAAGCCCCCAGGCTGTGATATGAAGCCTTTCAACTTCCTCAGCTTCACCCTTGTCAGGTTCCTCCAAATCCAGGTTACTGTAACTGTGGAACACGCCTGCAAACATGAGGAGCCCCAGGCCTAACCACTGAGCAGGCCGGAACCTCTTGCCCAAACAGAGGGAGTAAAGCAGGGCAGTAGAGGCAATTTTAAGATTTGAGAGTACCTGGAATGAACTTGGGTCCATGTAGGCCTGCATCAGAACAACCAGGTTGTTGTTGAGGGCGTAAAGTATAGCAGGGACTGCATAGGGGGCCACGAAGGCAAGGCGTGGAAAAGCACACAAGTTTGATGTACCACCAGTTAGAACAAGAGTCATCAGAGAGATGAGCAGTTTAGCTAACTCGATCATTACAACACATGAGGAAGGGTTAAAAGGGACTTTACCGTCTACCTTAGTGAGAGTGATGAGTGGTGCATGAGAACCATAGATGAGAACCATAAGCCCCAGGAGAAACCCCCACCTAATTCTTTTCACAAACTGCCTCTTAATCCTTGCTGGGGGACTGGGCCCCACATTATCAATCACAATCATAATCGATGACACACAATAAATACTTATTTTCCAACAATCTGAACCTCAAGCTTTGCTAAAGTGCATCAACCCCCCCACTTAAGGTTACTTTGAAATGACAAGCAACGAATTACAGCCATTTAAATGGTAATTGCACAATAGATAGATATTTCTCTATGTAGCTACATGTTTTAGCTGAACAATAAAGATGTAGGaaatattttcaattttttttatatgactACTTCAAAATCTGACAGATGTAAACAGCTGGAACAAAACTAAGACAGGTCATGTAATCTAAAGGCTCAAGGTCAGGGTTAACATTGGACAGATGCAAGTGGAACAGTAGCATGTAACTTCCCTCACAacaaaaatgcaagaaaaaaaaagaagaagcaagaaTTCAGTCCCCAGTAAAATTTGAGTTAAATGTTTACATCCATAATCCAGTCTACGCAAAAGTCCTGATCTATCACGAGCCGGGAGCTCCAAGAGTAGTACTTCTGTAAAGTCACTGGAAAGACAAACAGTCATCCCAGATTACTTCGGTCCTTTTTTCAAGTTGTTCATGTAGTCCTTAAAGGTCCTTTCAATGTTGGGCACTTGATAATTCTGCGCTGCATACATGCCAGTGACTGTTCCCAGCAGTACTCCCAGGAAGGCAGATGAACGTAGTCTGGCCACCACATAACCGGCCAAAAAGCCTTTCAAAAATGGCGATCCCAACACTGAACCACCCTACAAGGCAAAACAATATACACAAATGAAGATATTTCATTAAGGGTAAATATATTCTGCATAGACCACAATCACAATTTAGCTTCCGTTAGTCTGAATGAGTGACCAGTGTTCACTTTTATTCATTAGTCGTAATACAACTGCTAACGGAAATGCTTTACATTTACAATCATATATACTCTccagtcactttattaggtatacccATTCAACTGCTCATGAACACAAATATCCAGGCGGCCAATCAcaaggcagcaactcagtgcatttagccATATAGACATCGTGAAGACAAGATGCTGAAGTTCAACAGAGCATCAGGGtaaggaagaaaggtgattttaatttactttgaatgtggcatgatTGTTGGTGCCAGGTGAGCTTGTCTTGGAGATTAAGTATCGGAAATTCAGAAGCGGGACCACGCCTCTAtacacgctccttccggttctCACCTATTTAGGTTCCCCCAGTCctacaagctgttcattctcgtttacgtgccccaccctccctcacCTATttaattctttaacttctttacttctatttagtacattGGGATCTGCGAGGCCCGGGAGCCGCCGCCACCCTTCTGAGCATTTGTTACTACaaagatatgcagaagagcatgaaTGTGCAGTCTGATTGGCTTCCAGCAGAACATGTGCATTATACATTTGATCAACAAATCTGATGCTTACATGTcaagatggggaaaaaaatctatcAGTAATGTTTCCAGCAGCTTGTTGTGCCATAAAGAATGGAGACAGAAAGGATCCAACTCGGTAATAGCATcatatacctaataaagtggccaccGACTGTATATTCCTACAGTAAGATTAGACAAGGAGAACGTGCTTCAAGGTACTGACCACTTATCTGGGACACCTGTAATAACTTACCTGGGGAATTCCTGCAGATACTTCGTGCTCTACTCGCCTCTGGATCTCCTCCAGCTGATTTTTGAGCTGTGTTAGATCTCTTAACTGTTTCAGAGGATCCTGTAATAAAAGCAGTTAATCAAATTCCCATTAGAAATGATATGATAGTTCAAAATTAATCTACCCGAGGACAGGTGACAGCCTAAACTTGTCTACAGCGGTTTTACGAAGAGCACATCTGGTTCTTTCACCAAACTCCACATTTCTGTCGAAGTTATCTCAGCTACAAGCGGTAATACTAAAGCCGAACAATTTCATGTAAAAGTGATCCCTACCCTGTTAAAATAAACGCTAAAATAAAAGCtgttaacagaaaaatatattttattgtccTAGCA is a genomic window containing:
- the slc35a4 gene encoding probable UDP-sugar transporter protein SLC35A4, which translates into the protein MIVIDNVGPSPPARIKRQFVKRIRWGFLLGLMVLIYGSHAPLITLTKVDGKVPFNPSSCVVMIELAKLLISLMTLVLTGGTSNLCAFPRLAFVAPYAVPAILYALNNNLVVLMQAYMDPSSFQVLSNLKIASTALLYSLCLGKRFRPAQWLGLGLLMFAGVFHSYSNLDLEEPDKGEAEEVERLHITAWGLFLVLVYCCVSGLAAVYTEGILKSQQLPLSLQNLYLYIFGVVINGLSSFSSAASDKGFLEGYSWVVWVIIAGQAANGLLMSVVLKHGSGITRLFVISCSMLVNALLSWSTLGLQLTALFPVPVAMIGLAAYLYYR
- the LOC134635397 gene encoding SLC35A4 upstream open reading frame protein, whose product is MADDKDPLKQLRDLTQLKNQLEEIQRRVEHEVSAGIPQGGSVLGSPFLKGFLAGYVVARLRSSAFLGVLLGTVTGMYAAQNYQVPNIERTFKDYMNNLKKGPK